The sequence AGCACTTTAGCCGCGTCCAAGCGGCTGCTGCGGGGAGCCATGTTGATCTTGTCATTGCTCTTGCTGATGTTGCCTAGGCTATGGTAGCGTTTGTGCTCCTTCTCACTGCCACCCCCGCTTGACTTGTCTGACTTGCGTTCCTGCAGGGAAAGTGTGGCAAAGCGACCAATGCTAAATGCAGAGCCGCCGCTGCCCCCAGCACCGCCCCCTCCACTTCCCCCACTGCCACCATCCCCACCACTCTGACCTTTGGAAGTGTTAGCTACCGCTGGGTGGGGCAGGGAGTTGGAGCGAGACAGTGAGCGTGGGAGAGGAAGTGTAGGAGGCTGGTGTGGGTTGGTGGTGGGATGATGGTGTCCCTCTACCCCTACAGTGCCCCCTGTGTtgttgatgctgctgctgccagaGGAGGGCACCCCCGACCCAAATGTGTTGGTGATGGCACGTGAGAGGGGCAGCCGAGGATATAGCACATCATCAGTCAAGTCCCACAGACAGAACTGGGTGTCCTGCCCCACCGAGCCAAATCGGTATGTGACCGACGGGGCTCGGCTGCCCTTAGAGCTGTGCCGTGAGAGGCGGGAGAGTGTGCTGCTGGTGCGCACTCTCCCAAAATgcagccctcctcctccacccggTTGGTGCAGGTCCTCCTCACTCCCACTCTGCTCACccggctcctcctcctctaagCTTGTGGTAAAAGGGTCAAAGGCCACCACGTTCACCCATGACTTGTGCCCATGTCCACGGGCCACCACGCGACTTTCGGAGAATGACCACACGGTGACCAGGTCGTCCTCACCGCCTGTGGCCAGGTATTTACCATCAGGGCTCCAGGAGACACACAGGAGCCCCCCAAAGTAGCTCTTCATCACACCTTGCAACTCCATAGAATCGAAATGGAAGACACGTAAGCATCCATCCTGGCCTACACAGGCTACATGCACACCATCTGGAGAGAAGGCAAACTCATTGAGCCCTCCCTCCCCGACCGCCCAACGAAGCAGTGGGTTGCGGGGCGTCTTGCTCTTGCAGGCGTAGACAGCGAAACCCTCACCTTGGCGCAGCAAGGAATACTGGGGAGCTGTAGTGCCACATGGATGCTCTACATTGTACAGATACAGGTGCCCGCTGGCGTGAGAGGCCAGGAACAGGTTCTCTGATTTGGGCAACCACTTCAGGCAGGTCACCTTGGTCTTATCAATCAGCCgctggagagatagagacaggaaCACCGGGATATCAGTgtgaaagaaaacagaacagaggagaacaGATCACAGAGCAGAGGACAGTATATTTGTGAAACAGAATGCTGTTAGaaatgttaacaatattttataaagtcaGACCAAagaaatactactactactacttcagAAATTAAAATGCATAACAAACCTGAATAAGGCAGTTAACCCTTACATGCACAGGAAAACACCACTTTCTCAATctcacaatcttacattggcaAACAGGCAACTGCCAGAAGGAAATTGCCAAATAATTGAGTTTAACCAGTGGAATAAATCAGTGAAGCTAAACTAAACTTAACTAAACATTATTATACTAGACACATATGAACTGACATCTCTGGAACTTTGGAAACTCAACTTTAGCATCAATGTCAGAGACAGCCATAGGTAACTCTCATCAAATGGGGAGACTTAATGGTTTTCTCTATGATTTTTAAACAAATTATAGGCCTGCTGTATGACAGGTAGTTCCATTGTGTAATATATTTTGCAAACCTTTCAGATTTGTAACTGGCTGTGGATGTTAAGTAATCAGAAGAAACATAGAACATGATAGTCTGACTGGCGTTCATGAAAAGAAACTGTAACCATGTGACATTAAACATGACAACTGCATTTAATATTCAATAACTTCACAATTATGCAGTGTAGTGTCACCAAAATCACCAGAGAGACTGTTTTTTGGATTCCCAAATTTTCTGTAAATGTATGGTATGAATGTCAcatattcatgtttggtctaGAATTGATCCTTgtaatgtgggcaacagtctgTTCATGGTTTTCATTATAATCTAAAGTActgtatctgtgcatagttgtaAACCAAGAACTACACTGTCAACACTACAACTGCATGAGAAGCCCTGTTACTAGTGTATGCTTTCTGTCGCCTGCTCACTTGTGTGGGTATGTCAGGCATGAATGACATAGGTCCCTCGCAACTTTGATCAATGagaatattatattattttcaaGGTCTTTAATGGGGGATGGGAATAAACCCCTTAGTTAAATCAGAATTTTGAGTTTCTTTGCTTGGAGAATGCTATGGGAACATGGAGAAGACAGCAAGGAAAAAGTAAAGATTAGGTTATGGCAGAGATCGATTACAGAGTGGTTCACAAATCAACATGTGGATGTGACAGTCAAACATGAATTGTGACACATCCCGGCCCTTTTAGGTGAAAACAGACAGCTttgattgaaaagaaaccaaCGGTGTTGCACTGACATAGGGGGAGGAAAGGGCTAATAAAATCAAATCTCTGAACAATTCATGCATTACCTTGCTCTTCTTCCGGTTGCCGCCATCTCATATGGAGAGTCCATACAAGTCGATTACCAAATGTGGCACAGGCTACTGTCAATGGATATGAAAGGAGGAGTTCAGTAATCAACTTGTACAGATTTTCTCCTCACAAGATGGCAGCAACCTGAAGAAGAGCAAGGTAATGCACTAACTAAACAAACAGTCTTACCCTTTCTTTACACTTACAAAGGAAAAATATTTACGTTTGTCTTCAGAGACCCTCACCATAGTAGCATAGATGTGTAATGACTTTTTGAGCCTAGTTAATGGCTTAAAAGAGTCTTTTTATTTTACATAATGAAATTACCAATGAGTTACCAAATGTTCTATGTTCTTGTGAGAGTTTTGGGACTTTCAAGAAATGCATCTCATctgtatctttttttttcttactaAAAGTTGGTTTCACACTGCAATCACTGTATTTAATACactctaaccaagtgttattaatcttatatcaagatcataTCATTTGACTTATTTCAAGAGTTAACCTAGCTAGTAGTGTAAATGTTTTGTGAATATGGGTCCTAATTAATTTGTACCTGTTCTCCAAGAAATACATTGAATAACTTCAATATTCTCAGAATAAGAACCTCACATGAGATCACAGACCACCTGATCACAGACCACCTGATCACAGACCACTGATGAATGAGATCACTACTGTTGCATTCTTATCCCTATGCATCTGCATTCACCAACCTCCTCATTGAAGAGCTTGCTGGTCTCTTTTTTGATGGGATCCAGGTATTGCACCTGGCCAGCAGAAAACCCCACAATGAGGGCCACACTGTCTGTTGTGGCAGAGTACTGGTTGAAGTCATGACAGGTGGGTTGGGTACCCTTG is a genomic window of Alosa sapidissima isolate fAloSap1 chromosome 15, fAloSap1.pri, whole genome shotgun sequence containing:
- the zmp:0000000529 gene encoding WD repeat-containing protein 20, translating into MAGDGGALKDINEIKSQFRTREGFYKLLTLSDSQQRGGLPRGPTASATVGPGSGPGSIPGGGVGLVQGPGAASSSNAAANSSPAGFLPPVRVSMVKLQPEDPSEDSERVCFNIGRELYFYTYTNIKKAVDLSKPIDKRIYKGTQPTCHDFNQYSATTDSVALIVGFSAGQVQYLDPIKKETSKLFNEERLIDKTKVTCLKWLPKSENLFLASHASGHLYLYNVEHPCGTTAPQYSLLRQGEGFAVYACKSKTPRNPLLRWAVGEGGLNEFAFSPDGVHVACVGQDGCLRVFHFDSMELQGVMKSYFGGLLCVSWSPDGKYLATGGEDDLVTVWSFSESRVVARGHGHKSWVNVVAFDPFTTSLEEEEPGEQSGSEEDLHQPGGGGGLHFGRVRTSSTLSRLSRHSSKGSRAPSVTYRFGSVGQDTQFCLWDLTDDVLYPRLPLSRAITNTFGSGVPSSGSSSINNTGGTVGVEGHHHPTTNPHQPPTLPLPRSLSRSNSLPHPAVANTSKGQSGGDGGSGGSGGGGAGGSGGSAFSIGRFATLSLQERKSDKSSGGGSEKEHKRYHSLGNISKSNDKINMAPRSSRLDAAKVLGTTLCPRMNEVPLLEPLVCKKIAHERLTVLVFMDDCIITACQEGLICTWARPGKAHPIQSLGAQNGNSPSGTVV